A stretch of Dyella sp. BiH032 DNA encodes these proteins:
- a CDS encoding ATPase domain-containing protein yields the protein MTPSPLCSFGVPGLDAVLQGGLPSGHLYLLEGQPGSGKTTLSLQFLQEGVKAGDRCLYVTLSETSEELREVAASHGWDLGGIDLIELSSVEEVLGEERNQSVFHSWEVELGETIGLIKQEVQRLEPRRVVFDSLSELRLLAQDPLRYRRQVLALKQFFSPRNTTVLFIDDLTSEGRDRDTHLHSISHGVISLERFALEFGAARRRLQVQKMRGHAFMAGYHDLSIRTGGVEVYPRLIAADHHVDFSLGPVLSGVAHLDELSGGGFLRGTSTLLTGPAGTGKTTLAMQYVGAACARGECCQVYEFDERIGTLLNRTEAMGIPLSRYIEEGLLEITQVDPAEMPPGEFAWRVFRAVQERRCSMVVIDSLNGYLSAMPQEKHLLLQMHELLAFLNQSGVTTFLINPLFGLVGSLDTGQLNVSYIADTVVLLRFFEAEGRIRKAISVIKNRAGKHEDTIRELHIDGRGLRVGEPLADFRGVLTGTPEFIGAAKPLLEARDA from the coding sequence ATGACGCCATCCCCTCTCTGCAGTTTTGGCGTTCCCGGCCTGGACGCCGTATTGCAAGGCGGGCTTCCTTCCGGCCATCTTTACCTGCTCGAAGGCCAGCCAGGCTCCGGAAAAACCACACTTTCGCTGCAGTTTCTGCAGGAAGGCGTCAAGGCTGGCGATCGCTGCCTCTACGTCACGCTGTCGGAGACCTCGGAGGAGCTGAGGGAGGTCGCCGCTTCCCACGGATGGGATCTGGGCGGCATCGACCTCATCGAGCTTTCGTCGGTCGAGGAGGTGCTGGGCGAAGAACGCAACCAGTCCGTGTTTCATTCATGGGAAGTCGAACTCGGGGAAACCATCGGGCTGATCAAGCAGGAAGTGCAGCGGCTCGAGCCCAGGCGCGTCGTGTTCGACAGCTTGTCGGAACTTCGGCTGCTCGCCCAGGATCCCCTGCGCTACCGCCGCCAGGTTCTTGCGCTCAAGCAATTCTTCTCGCCGCGTAATACGACGGTGCTGTTCATCGACGATCTGACCAGCGAGGGGAGAGATCGCGACACGCACCTGCACAGCATCAGCCATGGCGTCATTTCGCTCGAACGCTTCGCGCTGGAATTCGGTGCGGCCCGGCGCCGCCTGCAAGTGCAGAAAATGCGCGGCCATGCCTTCATGGCCGGCTATCACGATCTGAGCATCCGCACCGGAGGCGTGGAGGTGTATCCCCGGCTCATCGCCGCCGATCATCATGTCGATTTCAGCCTGGGCCCGGTCCTCAGCGGTGTCGCGCATCTGGATGAACTCAGCGGCGGCGGTTTCCTGCGCGGCACCAGTACCTTGCTCACCGGGCCTGCCGGCACGGGGAAAACCACCCTCGCCATGCAGTACGTCGGCGCGGCTTGTGCCCGCGGCGAGTGTTGCCAGGTATACGAGTTCGACGAGCGCATCGGCACGCTGCTCAATCGGACCGAGGCGATGGGCATCCCGTTGTCACGCTACATCGAGGAAGGCCTGCTCGAGATCACGCAGGTCGACCCGGCGGAAATGCCGCCAGGCGAGTTCGCGTGGCGGGTTTTTCGTGCGGTCCAGGAACGGCGATGCTCCATGGTGGTGATCGATAGCTTGAACGGTTACCTCTCCGCCATGCCGCAGGAGAAGCATCTCCTGCTGCAGATGCATGAGCTGCTCGCGTTTCTCAATCAATCCGGGGTGACGACGTTCCTGATCAATCCACTCTTCGGCCTGGTCGGTTCGCTGGATACCGGCCAGCTCAATGTGTCCTATATCGCCGACACGGTGGTCCTGCTCCGGTTCTTCGAGGCGGAGGGCCGCATTCGCAAAGCCATTTCCGTCATCAAGAACCGCGCCGGAAAGCACGAGGACACCATCCGCGAGCTGCATATCGACGGCCGCGGCCTGCGCGTAGGCGAGCCGCTAGCGGATTTCCGCGGAGTACTCACGGGCACGCCTGAATTCATCGGAGCAGCCAAACCGCTGCTGGAAGCCCGGGATGCTTAG
- a CDS encoding oxidoreductase: MPHAQSPLHSGFGAASTARDVIAGIDLSGKNAIVTGGYSGIGVETTRALLDAGARVIVPARDMTKAKANLAGMNAELVAMDLADPASIDGFASAFLAKGEPLHLLINSAGIMACPLTRDARGYEMQFATNHLGHFQLTARLWPALRRAQGARVVSLSSLGHRYAQVDFDDWNFERREYDRWVAYGQSKTANALFALALDERGAPHGVHAYSVHPGRIITDLARYMSREELQRVGGLDDQGRPIADLSRGMKNTEQGAATSIWAATSPLLNDIGGVYCEDCDIATLMPDDEVTATRSSSLSSGVRRWATDPVAARRLWALSEVLTGVSLGDA, encoded by the coding sequence ATGCCCCATGCTCAATCTCCGCTCCACTCCGGCTTCGGCGCGGCCTCGACCGCCCGTGACGTCATCGCCGGCATCGATTTATCCGGCAAGAACGCCATCGTGACGGGCGGCTATTCCGGCATCGGCGTGGAAACCACCCGCGCGCTGCTCGATGCCGGAGCGCGAGTCATCGTTCCCGCCCGCGACATGACGAAAGCCAAGGCCAACCTTGCCGGCATGAACGCCGAACTCGTCGCCATGGATCTCGCCGACCCGGCCTCCATCGACGGGTTTGCATCCGCCTTCCTTGCCAAGGGCGAACCGCTCCATCTATTGATCAACAGCGCCGGCATCATGGCCTGCCCGCTCACGCGCGATGCCCGTGGCTATGAGATGCAATTTGCGACCAATCATCTGGGGCATTTTCAGCTTACCGCCCGCCTCTGGCCGGCACTCCGGCGCGCCCAGGGCGCTCGCGTCGTCTCGCTGTCCTCGCTGGGCCACCGTTATGCGCAAGTCGACTTCGATGATTGGAACTTCGAGCGCCGCGAATACGACCGCTGGGTGGCCTACGGCCAGTCCAAGACGGCCAATGCGCTCTTCGCGCTAGCGCTGGACGAACGGGGCGCGCCGCATGGCGTACACGCGTATTCCGTGCACCCGGGCCGCATCATCACCGACCTGGCGCGATACATGAGTCGCGAGGAACTACAGCGTGTGGGCGGCTTGGATGACCAGGGCCGCCCTATCGCCGACCTCAGCCGCGGCATGAAGAACACCGAGCAAGGCGCCGCCACCTCGATCTGGGCAGCGACGAGTCCCCTGCTGAACGACATCGGCGGCGTTTACTGCGAAGACTGCGACATCGCCACCCTGATGCCCGACGACGAGGTCACCGCCACCCGTTCGAGCTCACTCTCCTCTGGCGTCCGCCGCTGGGCTACCGATCCCGTTGCGGCGCGTAGGCTCTGGGCGTTGAGTGAAGTGTTGACGGGGGTTTCGTTGGGTGATGCCTGA
- a CDS encoding DUF3144 domain-containing protein — protein MATDTDNDFYDRADAVIRLANDQLAEVSRGKVSASCMYASSRFSAWVSACGFESGEDMAAAKQETMEYFVKQFRSMLEENLNDYIDNFKTYMSRKDG, from the coding sequence TTGGCTACAGATACCGATAATGACTTTTACGATCGCGCGGATGCTGTAATTCGCTTGGCGAATGATCAGCTCGCGGAGGTTTCGCGCGGAAAAGTCAGTGCCTCGTGCATGTATGCATCGTCCCGCTTCAGTGCTTGGGTGAGCGCTTGCGGTTTCGAGTCGGGCGAGGACATGGCGGCCGCGAAGCAGGAAACGATGGAGTACTTCGTTAAACAATTCCGATCCATGTTGGAAGAGAACCTAAATGACTACATCGATAACTTTAAAACCTACATGAGCCGTAAGGATGGCTGA
- a CDS encoding cupin domain-containing protein produces MKPTTLFSVLLTAAALLTATAAGARAPAESVSPNFSHAITNVPGKSLVAVEVNYPPGAASAPHSHAKSAFIYAYVVSGAIESQVDDGPARVYTAGQAFYEEPGAHHRISRNASKTAPAKLLAVFVVDTGDTPLTTPHE; encoded by the coding sequence ATGAAGCCAACGACGCTTTTCTCCGTCCTGCTGACCGCTGCCGCGCTGCTGACAGCCACCGCGGCGGGCGCCCGGGCGCCGGCCGAGTCGGTGAGCCCCAACTTCTCGCACGCCATCACCAACGTTCCCGGCAAATCGCTCGTCGCGGTGGAGGTGAACTATCCGCCGGGTGCCGCTTCGGCGCCGCACAGCCATGCCAAGTCGGCCTTCATCTACGCCTACGTCGTGTCGGGCGCGATCGAGAGCCAGGTGGACGACGGCCCCGCGCGCGTCTACACGGCCGGCCAGGCCTTCTACGAAGAACCCGGCGCTCACCACCGCATCAGCCGCAATGCGAGTAAGACCGCACCGGCCAAGCTGCTTGCCGTGTTCGTCGTCGACACCGGCGACACGCCCCTGACCACTCCCCACGAATAG
- a CDS encoding carboxymuconolactone decarboxylase family protein — protein MSLRIDYTNASPAGIKALGQVYGYVAQSGLDTRLIDLVYLRISQINGCAYCLDMHTRALVKEGVAVEKLALLQAWREAGKVFDEREKAALAWAESVTQVARTGVPDHDFDAAHEVFSEKELVDLTIAIGLMNAYNRLAISFRNPPEAARAAEH, from the coding sequence ATGTCACTGCGCATCGATTACACCAACGCGTCACCGGCCGGCATCAAGGCGCTCGGCCAGGTCTATGGCTACGTCGCCCAGTCGGGTCTCGATACTCGCCTGATCGATCTGGTCTACCTGCGCATCAGCCAGATCAACGGCTGCGCCTACTGCCTGGACATGCACACCCGCGCCCTGGTCAAGGAAGGCGTCGCCGTGGAAAAGCTCGCCTTGCTGCAGGCATGGCGCGAAGCCGGCAAGGTGTTCGACGAACGAGAGAAGGCCGCGCTCGCCTGGGCCGAATCGGTCACTCAGGTCGCGCGGACCGGCGTACCGGACCACGACTTCGACGCGGCGCACGAAGTGTTCAGCGAGAAGGAGCTGGTCGACCTGACCATCGCCATTGGCTTGATGAACGCCTACAACCGGCTCGCGATCAGCTTTCGCAATCCGCCCGAAGCGGCCCGCGCGGCCGAGCACTGA
- a CDS encoding TolC family protein — MLSSWFGVGAARARRLRRLPWVAVIFIVSPAWAASPVLTLDEALRQAVAHAPMLAARRAQTSAAQQESARAGALPDPQLTVGIDNLAIQGPGAFTAGGDSMTMRTVGLTQALPSASKRQAERAMGAANVELAAAQETGTALGIRQQVAGAWIGAWGAEHERAMLVALQSVWAQDEAAANARLRGGSGSAADVLAARMEALDLANRIDTVTAQEAQARAQLRRWLGDAADQPLSDAPDFAAMPSDETALLARLDQQAPLLGWAARERAAEAALAEARADKHPQWSLGASYGSRVRGLSDMVSLQVGVSLPLFTRNRQDRGISARAAELDAVQAEHEDARRQQAEAVQAAWAQWQALGRKVRRHRDVLLPLASDRSALALAAYRGGGDIQPLLQARRDELSHHADYARMQADYGRAWAALAYLLPEGDTP; from the coding sequence ATGTTGTCTTCCTGGTTCGGCGTCGGCGCGGCACGCGCGCGACGCCTGCGTCGGCTGCCGTGGGTGGCCGTCATCTTCATCGTGTCGCCCGCGTGGGCGGCCTCCCCGGTATTGACCCTCGACGAGGCGTTGCGGCAAGCCGTGGCGCACGCGCCGATGCTCGCGGCACGGCGCGCGCAGACCAGCGCGGCCCAGCAGGAATCCGCGCGCGCGGGCGCCTTGCCGGATCCGCAACTCACGGTGGGCATCGACAACCTGGCCATTCAGGGCCCCGGCGCGTTCACCGCCGGCGGCGACAGCATGACCATGCGCACCGTGGGTTTGACCCAGGCGCTGCCCTCGGCGAGCAAACGCCAGGCGGAACGCGCCATGGGCGCGGCGAACGTCGAACTGGCCGCCGCGCAGGAAACCGGTACTGCCCTGGGTATCCGCCAGCAGGTGGCCGGGGCCTGGATCGGCGCCTGGGGCGCCGAGCATGAGCGAGCCATGCTGGTGGCGCTGCAATCGGTGTGGGCACAGGACGAAGCCGCCGCGAACGCACGGCTGCGCGGCGGTAGCGGCAGCGCAGCCGATGTGCTGGCCGCGCGCATGGAAGCCTTGGATCTCGCCAACCGGATCGACACGGTGACGGCACAGGAAGCGCAGGCACGCGCGCAACTGCGGCGCTGGCTGGGCGATGCCGCCGACCAGCCGCTGAGCGACGCCCCGGACTTCGCGGCCATGCCCAGCGACGAAACCGCGCTGCTGGCGCGGCTCGATCAGCAGGCACCGCTGCTCGGCTGGGCGGCGCGCGAACGCGCTGCTGAAGCGGCGTTGGCCGAAGCGCGTGCCGACAAGCATCCGCAATGGTCGCTAGGCGCCAGCTATGGCTCGCGCGTGCGTGGCCTGTCGGACATGGTGTCGCTGCAGGTCGGAGTCAGTCTCCCGCTGTTTACGCGCAACCGGCAGGACCGCGGCATCTCCGCGCGCGCCGCCGAACTGGACGCGGTGCAGGCCGAGCACGAGGACGCGCGGCGGCAGCAGGCCGAAGCGGTGCAAGCGGCCTGGGCGCAATGGCAGGCACTGGGGCGGAAGGTACGACGGCATCGCGACGTGCTGCTGCCCTTGGCGAGCGATCGTTCCGCGCTCGCGCTTGCCGCCTATCGCGGCGGCGGCGACATCCAGCCGCTGCTGCAGGCGCGGCGCGACGAGCTGTCCCACCACGCCGACTACGCACGCATGCAGGCCGACTACGGTCGCGCCTGGGCCGCGCTCGCCTATCTGCTGCCCGAAGGAGACACCCCATGA
- a CDS encoding YdeI/OmpD-associated family protein produces the protein MLRFRATIELNNINPYVRVSAEDAQRLKPDWRKPMPVRGRVNGKPEAWWRINMMPIGDGSFYLYLHAEVRNAADCKVGDTVEVELAFDEDYRSGPVHPMPPAFRAALEQNPVALQAWEALIPSLKKEILRYFEQVKSADAKARHLERAMYVLSGGKGRFMARSWNGDGD, from the coding sequence ATGCTGCGTTTTCGCGCCACTATCGAACTCAACAACATCAACCCTTACGTGCGCGTCAGTGCCGAGGACGCGCAGCGGTTGAAGCCGGATTGGCGCAAGCCGATGCCGGTGCGTGGCCGCGTGAACGGCAAGCCGGAAGCGTGGTGGCGCATCAACATGATGCCGATCGGCGACGGCTCGTTCTATCTGTACCTGCATGCGGAGGTCCGCAACGCGGCGGATTGCAAAGTGGGCGATACCGTCGAGGTGGAATTGGCGTTCGACGAGGACTATCGAAGCGGCCCCGTTCATCCCATGCCGCCGGCTTTCCGCGCCGCGCTTGAACAGAATCCCGTCGCGCTTCAGGCCTGGGAGGCCCTGATACCCAGCCTGAAGAAGGAAATCCTGCGCTACTTCGAGCAAGTGAAATCCGCCGACGCCAAGGCCCGCCATCTCGAACGCGCGATGTACGTGCTGTCGGGCGGCAAAGGACGGTTCATGGCGCGCTCGTGGAACGGCGACGGCGACTAG
- a CDS encoding AraC family transcriptional regulator: MRNRSNMIDDPLSDVLRLAEVHSVVAGGFYASGAWSIHFPPPDKVKFFGVVRGQGWIRFDGDAMPMRFGTGDVILLAAPRGFTLASEPDMPGIEARTIFAGRTEAFVAVGSASSTDHEVMQVGGHFSPSTAYSSLLLDVLPPFIHVPGALPEARALQWILQHLVQEREGLPGAALATSQLALLLFVQVLRAHLASGATLKANWLRAATDARVAPVLRLMHSDPARDWRLDELARAAAMSRTGFAAHFKAMAGASPLAYLARWRMHLAERALRRGEATVGDLARTLGYASESAFSHAFKRIVGQSPKHYEASHRKAAPSGDGLLPAE, encoded by the coding sequence ATGCGCAATCGTTCAAACATGATCGATGACCCGCTTTCCGACGTGCTGCGACTGGCCGAAGTGCATTCGGTCGTCGCTGGCGGCTTCTACGCCTCCGGCGCGTGGAGCATCCATTTTCCTCCGCCCGACAAGGTCAAATTCTTCGGCGTGGTGCGAGGGCAGGGATGGATACGCTTCGACGGCGATGCCATGCCGATGCGCTTTGGCACGGGCGACGTCATTCTCTTGGCTGCGCCGCGCGGATTCACCTTGGCCAGCGAGCCCGACATGCCGGGGATCGAAGCGCGCACGATCTTCGCTGGCCGCACGGAGGCGTTCGTTGCCGTGGGTTCCGCATCCAGCACGGATCACGAAGTGATGCAGGTGGGCGGCCATTTCAGTCCGTCCACGGCGTATAGCTCGTTGCTGTTGGATGTGCTGCCGCCTTTCATCCACGTGCCGGGGGCGTTGCCCGAAGCGCGCGCCCTGCAGTGGATCCTGCAGCATCTCGTGCAGGAGCGCGAAGGCTTGCCTGGGGCTGCGCTGGCTACGTCGCAATTGGCGCTGTTGCTGTTCGTGCAGGTGTTGCGCGCGCATCTGGCCAGTGGTGCAACGCTGAAGGCCAACTGGTTGCGGGCCGCCACCGATGCCCGCGTAGCACCGGTACTTCGCCTGATGCACAGCGACCCGGCACGGGATTGGCGACTCGATGAGCTAGCCCGGGCCGCCGCCATGTCGCGCACGGGATTCGCCGCCCACTTCAAGGCGATGGCCGGCGCGTCGCCACTGGCGTACCTGGCACGATGGCGCATGCACCTTGCAGAGCGTGCCTTGCGCCGTGGCGAAGCCACGGTGGGCGACCTCGCCCGCACGCTGGGGTACGCCTCCGAGAGCGCTTTCAGTCATGCGTTCAAACGCATCGTCGGACAATCGCCGAAGCACTACGAAGCGAGTCACCGGAAAGCAGCGCCATCGGGAGATGGGCTTTTGCCTGCGGAATGA
- a CDS encoding PAS domain-containing protein, with protein sequence MLSETARGRRVEVVAPWQHDGKSLVEVLTKNGYRAALYPDQVTLATHLDQQTGIVILTQEALQSGTDAVQRSLAAQPAWSDIPFVVLQSARSGQEIHVSPLPRTILNVIELERPLGSASLLSAVEIAMRSRQKQFEIRDRMEELAASRKALAESEAELRRITDALPVLIALLDTTCRYRFANQAYREWFGIDPADMLGRTVEQVFGEAAWRAQEDAMRRALAGEAVRIELSLPLPDGRRRETELRYLPRTVGGGRIDGVHLFAADITERKHALEAISQAAARLEKRVEERTAALRMEMQARSESEAALRQAQKMEAVGQLTGGIAHDFNNMLTSIIGALDIVAIRMNDERTAKVVHAAMESARRAAALTQRLLAFSRRQSLDPSPVDVNALVQSMHMLLAQTLGERVRMEVDLAPRLERALVDANQLESALLNLCLNARDAMPDGGRLRIATRFSASMPLLRPDHEANAGGYVVLDVADTGVGMEPAVKERVFEPFFTTKPIGQGTGLGLSMIYGFVQQSKGCIDLQSSPGEGTTLSLYLPVAPAAAAAAPSRETAGTTPGDGQLVLLVEDDGQVRLLVNLLLEELGYVVVAARDATEATSHIASLSHIDLLVTDVGLPGMNGRQLAELFREKHPSVPVLFMTGYAENAAVRSEFLGPNMTMIAKPFALDVFSQAVTNALAGVK encoded by the coding sequence ATGCTTAGCGAAACCGCGCGCGGCCGGCGGGTGGAAGTCGTGGCGCCCTGGCAGCACGACGGCAAAAGCCTGGTCGAGGTGTTGACGAAGAACGGCTACCGTGCCGCGCTTTATCCGGACCAGGTGACTTTGGCCACGCATCTCGATCAGCAGACCGGCATCGTCATCCTGACCCAGGAAGCGTTGCAGAGCGGCACGGACGCCGTGCAGCGATCGCTCGCCGCCCAGCCGGCGTGGTCGGACATTCCGTTCGTGGTCCTGCAATCGGCCCGGTCCGGGCAGGAAATCCACGTCTCGCCGCTGCCGCGCACCATCCTCAATGTCATCGAACTCGAGCGCCCCCTCGGCTCGGCTTCGCTGCTGAGCGCTGTCGAGATCGCCATGCGCTCCCGGCAGAAACAGTTCGAGATCAGGGACCGCATGGAAGAACTCGCCGCCAGCCGCAAGGCGCTGGCCGAGAGCGAAGCGGAGCTGCGGCGCATCACCGATGCCTTGCCCGTGCTGATCGCCTTGCTCGATACCACCTGCCGCTATCGTTTCGCCAATCAGGCATACCGGGAATGGTTCGGCATCGATCCGGCGGACATGCTGGGCCGGACGGTCGAGCAGGTGTTCGGCGAGGCCGCGTGGCGCGCGCAGGAAGACGCCATGCGCCGTGCGCTGGCCGGGGAGGCCGTGCGGATCGAGCTGAGCCTGCCGCTTCCCGATGGCCGGCGGCGCGAAACCGAGCTTCGCTATCTGCCGCGGACCGTCGGTGGCGGCCGCATCGACGGCGTGCATCTGTTCGCGGCGGATATCACCGAACGCAAGCATGCGCTGGAAGCCATCAGCCAGGCGGCCGCACGCCTGGAAAAACGCGTTGAAGAACGCACCGCGGCGCTGCGGATGGAAATGCAGGCGCGCTCGGAAAGCGAGGCGGCGCTCCGGCAGGCGCAGAAGATGGAAGCGGTCGGGCAACTGACCGGCGGCATCGCGCACGACTTCAACAATATGCTCACCAGCATCATCGGCGCACTGGACATCGTCGCCATCCGGATGAACGACGAGCGGACCGCCAAAGTCGTCCATGCCGCGATGGAATCCGCGCGCCGGGCCGCGGCGCTGACGCAGCGCCTGCTAGCGTTCTCGCGGCGGCAATCGCTGGATCCCAGCCCGGTCGACGTGAATGCGCTGGTGCAATCGATGCACATGCTGCTGGCGCAGACGCTGGGCGAGCGCGTACGGATGGAAGTCGACCTGGCGCCGCGCCTGGAGCGGGCGCTGGTCGACGCCAACCAGCTGGAGAGCGCGCTGCTGAATCTGTGCCTCAACGCCCGGGATGCGATGCCTGACGGCGGGCGGCTCAGGATCGCCACCCGGTTCTCGGCGTCCATGCCGTTGCTCCGCCCAGATCATGAGGCGAACGCTGGCGGATACGTGGTGCTCGACGTGGCGGACACCGGCGTCGGCATGGAACCGGCCGTCAAGGAGCGCGTCTTCGAACCCTTCTTCACGACCAAGCCCATCGGGCAGGGCACGGGCCTGGGGCTTTCGATGATCTACGGCTTCGTGCAGCAATCGAAGGGTTGCATCGACCTGCAATCCTCGCCCGGCGAAGGGACCACGCTATCGCTCTATCTTCCGGTCGCGCCCGCCGCCGCAGCCGCCGCCCCGTCGCGCGAGACGGCGGGGACCACGCCTGGCGACGGCCAGTTGGTGCTGTTGGTCGAGGACGATGGCCAGGTGCGATTGCTGGTCAACCTCCTGTTGGAGGAACTCGGCTACGTGGTCGTGGCCGCGCGCGATGCGACCGAAGCGACGTCCCACATCGCATCGCTGAGCCATATCGATCTGCTGGTGACCGATGTCGGTCTGCCGGGCATGAACGGGCGGCAGCTTGCCGAGCTGTTCCGCGAGAAGCATCCGTCTGTCCCTGTGCTTTTCATGACCGGCTATGCCGAAAACGCGGCCGTGCGATCGGAGTTCCTGGGGCCGAACATGACCATGATCGCCAAGCCCTTCGCGCTGGACGTATTCAGCCAGGCCGTCACCAACGCACTGGCCGGCGTGAAGTGA
- a CDS encoding PLP-dependent aminotransferase family protein — protein MTHPLHIEVDRSAKATLAEQIRQGVIAAIASGVLQPGAKLPSWLALAAQLGVARGTVKSAYERLIDEQVIVSSRPGGTRVAHQPAGAGRAMLPAEADAPPALYDHLLVRPAIFQMGVPATDGFPRSLLARLRSQAARAEVAAPVAYPDPRGEIGLRREIAAHLALARGLECRTSQIFITAGFAGALGLALQVLGLEGRRVWIENPGFFQSRAALEFARLLPAPIPVDEDGIDVAYGVDKAPDAALALVTPGQQAPMGATLSLERRLALLAWAERAGAWILEDDYLGELQLHRRAAPALASLDRAGRVIHIGSFSKTISPALRLGFIVAPTPLVNRFAEATLCFGSAPGPAVQNAIAQFMHEGHYMKHLRRSKRLYAARGQAVQAVLERKGYRVRLGGLAAIVELPEGLSDVAIVQKAIERGLTPTPLSPWYARGTAARPGLLLGIATVNETQVAAACTQLHQLIDAQRD, from the coding sequence ATGACCCATCCCCTGCACATCGAGGTCGACCGGTCCGCCAAGGCCACGCTGGCCGAGCAGATCCGCCAGGGCGTCATCGCGGCGATCGCCAGCGGCGTGCTGCAACCCGGGGCGAAGCTGCCCTCGTGGCTGGCTCTGGCAGCGCAACTTGGCGTGGCGCGCGGAACGGTGAAATCCGCCTACGAGCGCTTGATCGACGAACAGGTGATCGTCTCCTCGCGCCCCGGCGGAACCCGCGTGGCGCACCAACCGGCCGGCGCCGGGCGCGCGATGCTTCCGGCCGAGGCGGATGCACCGCCTGCGCTGTACGACCACCTGCTCGTCCGTCCGGCCATCTTCCAGATGGGCGTGCCGGCCACGGACGGATTTCCCCGCAGCCTGCTTGCCCGCCTGCGCTCGCAGGCGGCGCGTGCCGAAGTCGCCGCGCCGGTCGCTTATCCCGACCCGCGCGGCGAGATCGGGCTGCGGCGCGAGATCGCCGCGCATCTTGCGCTGGCGCGCGGGCTCGAATGCCGTACGTCGCAGATCTTCATCACCGCGGGCTTCGCCGGCGCGCTCGGACTGGCCTTGCAGGTGCTGGGCCTGGAAGGCCGCCGGGTTTGGATAGAGAACCCCGGCTTTTTCCAGAGCCGGGCCGCGCTGGAATTCGCACGGCTCCTCCCCGCTCCGATTCCAGTGGACGAGGACGGCATCGACGTCGCCTATGGCGTGGACAAGGCGCCGGATGCGGCGCTCGCTCTGGTAACGCCGGGCCAGCAGGCGCCCATGGGCGCGACGCTGTCGCTCGAACGGAGGCTCGCTCTGCTCGCGTGGGCCGAACGCGCGGGGGCATGGATCCTGGAGGACGATTATCTGGGGGAGCTGCAACTCCATCGTCGCGCCGCGCCGGCGTTGGCATCGCTCGATCGCGCGGGCCGCGTCATCCATATCGGCTCTTTCAGCAAGACCATCAGCCCGGCGCTCCGGCTCGGCTTCATCGTCGCGCCCACGCCCCTGGTGAACCGGTTTGCCGAAGCGACGCTGTGCTTCGGCTCCGCCCCCGGCCCGGCCGTGCAGAACGCCATTGCGCAGTTCATGCACGAAGGCCATTACATGAAGCACCTGCGCCGTTCGAAGCGGCTCTATGCCGCGCGCGGCCAGGCGGTGCAGGCCGTGCTGGAACGCAAAGGCTATCGCGTCCGCCTCGGTGGCCTGGCGGCCATCGTGGAGTTGCCGGAGGGACTATCGGATGTGGCGATCGTCCAGAAAGCTATCGAGCGAGGGCTGACCCCTACGCCACTCTCGCCGTGGTATGCACGAGGCACGGCCGCCCGGCCGGGCTTGCTGCTGGGGATCGCCACCGTCAACGAGACGCAGGTTGCCGCGGCGTGCACGCAGCTTCACCAGCTGATCGACGCGCAGCGCGACTAG
- a CDS encoding HD domain-containing protein, producing MPDSALAREATQLLRDAASDLLFRHSLRVYAWGALAASRKGLAFDPELLYVGAMFHDFGLTEGFHRSPLRFEVDGANAARDFLRSHGIAESDVGKVWTAIALHTTPGIPEFLHPEAALLHLAAGMDVAGGSFEQFTDEERESVLATYPRDERFEERIIDAFHEGLKERPMTTFGSFNDDFIAFKDPAFRRVDICSVILQSPWTHGGR from the coding sequence ATGCCCGACAGCGCGCTCGCTCGCGAAGCAACACAACTGCTTCGCGACGCGGCGAGCGACCTGCTGTTCCGCCACTCGCTGCGCGTGTATGCCTGGGGCGCTCTTGCGGCAAGCCGCAAGGGCCTCGCGTTCGATCCGGAGCTGCTCTACGTCGGCGCGATGTTCCACGACTTCGGGCTTACCGAAGGCTTCCATCGAAGCCCGCTGCGCTTCGAAGTGGACGGAGCGAACGCCGCGCGCGACTTCCTGCGCAGCCATGGCATCGCCGAGAGCGACGTTGGCAAAGTGTGGACGGCCATCGCCCTGCACACGACGCCGGGCATTCCCGAATTCCTGCATCCGGAAGCCGCCTTGCTCCACCTGGCTGCGGGCATGGACGTCGCGGGCGGCTCGTTCGAGCAGTTCACGGACGAAGAGCGGGAGAGCGTACTGGCTACGTATCCGCGCGACGAGCGTTTCGAAGAGCGCATCATCGACGCCTTCCACGAGGGGCTGAAGGAGCGCCCCATGACCACCTTCGGCAGCTTCAACGACGACTTCATCGCATTCAAGGACCCGGCGTTCCGGCGCGTGGACATCTGTAGCGTGATCCTGCAGTCGCCGTGGACGCATGGCGGAAGGTGA